A stretch of Ursus arctos isolate Adak ecotype North America unplaced genomic scaffold, UrsArc2.0 scaffold_4, whole genome shotgun sequence DNA encodes these proteins:
- the LOC113249255 gene encoding LOW QUALITY PROTEIN: olfactory receptor Olfr180-like (The sequence of the model RefSeq protein was modified relative to this genomic sequence to represent the inferred CDS: substituted 1 base at 1 genomic stop codon) yields PETADCFLLAAIAYDRYVVICSPLQYHTMMSKKLCIQMAIGAFIGSNLHSMIHVGLLLRLTFCKSNQIDHFFCDTLPLYRISCTDPYINEIMTYILTIPIQMFTIAIVLVSYTCILFTIFNMKSKEGKGKAFSTCASHFXSVSIFYICLLMYIRPFEEGDKDIPVAIFYTIVIPLLNPFIYTLRNKEVISVLHKCMKNYNIFK; encoded by the coding sequence cctgaaactgCAGACTGCTTCCTTTTGGCAGCAATAGCCTATGATCGCTATGTGGTCATATGCAGCCCACTGCAGTACCACACCATGATGTCAAAGAAACTCTGCATTCAGATGGCAATAGGGGCCTTCATAGGTAGTAACCTGCATTCCATGATCCACGTAGGGCTTCTATTAAGGTTAACTTTCTGCAAGTCTAATCAAATCGACCACTTCTTTTGTGATACTCTTCCACTCTACAGAATCTCTTGTACTGACCCTTATATCAATGAAATAATGACCTATATTCTTACAATTCCGATTCAAATGTTCACCATTGCCATTGTCTTAGTCTCTTATACCTGCATCCTTTTCACAATTTTCAACATGAAATCCAAAGAAGGGAAAGGTAAAGCTTTTTCTACCTGTGCATCCCACTTTTGATCAGTctcaatattttacatttgtcttCTCATGTATATTCGACCGTTTGAAGAAGGGGATAAAGATATACCAGTAGCAATTTTCTATACAATAGTAATTCCTTTATTAAACCCTTTTATTTATACTCTAAGAAATAAGGAGGTGATAAGTGTTCTTCATAAATGTATGaagaattataatatttttaaataa
- the LOC113249254 gene encoding olfactory receptor 5K1-like translates to MAEENHTMKSEFILTGFTDHPELKTLLFVVFFAIYLITMVGNLGLVIVISKEHHLHTPMYIFLGNLAIVDSCCACAITPKMLGNFISENRMVSLYECMAQFYFLCTVETADCFLLAAMAYDRYVAICSPLQYHTMMSKKLCIQMTTGAFIAGNLHSMIHVGLLFRLAFCGSNHINHFYCDILPLYRLSCVDPYVNELALFIFSGSIQVFTIGNVLISYFYILFTIFKMKSKEGRVKAFSTCAFYFLSVSLFYGSLFFMYIRPNLLEGGNRDIPVAILFTIVVPLLNPFIYSLRNKEIITVLRKVLKKKRSHESWK, encoded by the coding sequence ATGGCTGAAGAAAATCATACCATGAAAAGTGAGTTTATCCTCACAGGATTTACAGATCACCCAGAATTGAAGACCCTTCTGTTTGTGGTGTTCTTTGCCATCTACCTGATCACCATGGTGGGGAATCTTGGCCTGGTGATAGTGATTTCAAAAGAGCATCATCTTCACACGCCAATGTACATCTTTCTGGGCAACTTGGCTATTGTGGATTCTTGCTGCGCCTGTGCCATTACTCCTAAGATGTTAGGGAACTTCATTTCTGAGAACAGAATGGTTTCCCTCTATGAATGCATggcacaattttattttctttgcactGTTGAAACTGCAGACTGCTTTCTTCTGGCAGCAATGGCCTATGATCGTTATGTGGCCATATGCAGCCCACTGCAGTACCACACCATGATGTCAAAGAAACTCTGCATTCAGATGACCACAGGAGCCTTCATAGCTGGAAACCTGCATTCCATGATTCACGTGGGGCTTCTGTTTAGGTTAGCCTTCTGTGGATCCAATCACATTAACCACTTTTATTGTGACATTCTCCCTTTATACAGACTCTCCTGTGTTGACCCATATGTCAATGAACTGGCACTATTTATCTTTTCAGGCTCAATTCAAGTCTTCACCATAGGCAATGTCTTAATATCTTACTTCTACATTCTCTttactattttcaaaatgaaatccaaagaaGGAAGGGTCAAAGCCTTTTCTACCTGTgcattctactttttgtctgtttcattATTCTATGGATCTCTTTTTTTCATGTACATTAGACCAAATTTGCTTGAAGGAGGCAATAGAGATATACCAGTTGCTATTTTGTTTACAATAGTAGTTCCCTTACTAAATCCTTTTATTTATAGcctgagaaataaggaaataataactGTCTTGAGAAAagttctgaagaaaaaaagatctcaTGAAAGTTGGAAATAA